The following coding sequences lie in one Mucilaginibacter sp. KACC 22773 genomic window:
- a CDS encoding helix-turn-helix domain-containing protein, whose protein sequence is MNHFDKISCFSNAIGIKAPEHPLFSISFGNKDECAGDDIEFSANFYIISFQQLESGNITHGRTKFDHDRGKLLFIKPRQPVTFKNIKLRDECFLILIHEDFLAGTPLHHQIKKYGYFDYETNEALYLSPSEEEMIWNLVNIMDKEYRNNTDDFTKTILLSHLDTLLKYAHRFYKRQFTNRADITGTVATKFHALLHSYFETKKTQESGLPTVTFMAERLNFSSRYLSDMLKQETGKTALELIHLYLITEAKNLLKEGVMNIAEISFLLGFENPTYFSRLFKKEVGVPPNVFRDRHLN, encoded by the coding sequence ATGAACCATTTCGATAAAATAAGCTGTTTCAGCAATGCCATCGGCATTAAAGCGCCGGAGCATCCACTATTTAGCATTTCCTTCGGAAATAAAGACGAGTGTGCGGGTGACGACATAGAATTCTCTGCAAATTTTTACATTATTTCTTTCCAGCAGCTGGAATCGGGTAACATTACCCATGGCAGAACAAAATTTGACCATGACCGGGGCAAATTGTTATTCATTAAACCACGCCAGCCGGTCACATTTAAAAATATCAAGTTAAGGGATGAATGCTTTCTGATATTAATACATGAAGATTTCCTGGCAGGAACTCCGCTGCATCATCAAATTAAAAAGTATGGCTATTTTGACTATGAGACCAATGAGGCCCTGTACTTGTCGCCCAGCGAGGAAGAGATGATCTGGAACCTGGTGAATATTATGGATAAAGAATATCGGAATAATACCGATGACTTTACCAAAACTATCCTGCTTAGCCATTTGGATACCCTGCTTAAGTACGCGCACCGCTTTTACAAGCGGCAATTTACAAATCGGGCCGATATAACGGGTACCGTTGCGACAAAGTTTCATGCGCTGCTCCATTCATATTTTGAAACAAAAAAGACCCAGGAATCCGGCCTTCCTACAGTGACTTTCATGGCAGAAAGATTAAATTTTTCATCCCGCTATCTAAGCGACATGCTTAAACAAGAAACCGGAAAAACCGCCCTGGAACTTATACACCTCTATCTGATCACAGAGGCAAAGAATTTACTTAAAGAAGGAGTGATGAATATTGCCGAGATATCCTTTTTGCTTGGATTTGAAAATCCTACCTACTTTTCCAGGTTATTTAAAAAAGAGGTTGGCGTACCACCTAACGTTTTCAGAGATCGGCATCTGAATTAG